GTACTTAAGTTATTGACTTTGATGATACTCATGATTAAATCCCAGCTTCGGTTAAAATAACAGAAAAGAGCGCGTTTAAAGCAATCACAACAAAAATAGCATTGACCACGCTGAACGTCGTATAGCGTCCAATACTGGTGGTGTTATTTTGAACTTGAAAGCCACGATAACATCCAATAATAGCAATGGCAATACCAAAAAACATCGATTTAAAAATACCAATTAGTAGATGTTTAAGTGGCACCTCATTGCCCATGCGAAGTACAAACTCATTGTACGTAATATTCAGATCCAAATGTGCGACAACCATACCTGCAAAAACACCAATAACGTCTGCAAAAAAGACCAACAGTGGCAGTGAAACAAACAGAGCTAAGACCCTAGGTAGAGTTAAAAACATCGTGGGTTCAAAGCCCATGGTTTTCATGGCATCAATCTCATCGGTGATTTTCATGGCACCAATTTCTGCAGTGTAGGAACTGGCGGTTCTTCCTGCAATAACAATGGCTGTAACCAGTGGTGCAATTTCGCGAAACATCGTAATACAAACCATCTCCACAATAAAAATATTGGCACCAAACTTTTCAAGTTGCACCGCCCCTTGATAGGCAATGACCAATCCCACCAAAAAAGAGGTCACTGCAATAATCAGCAATGCTTGAATGGCTGAACTGTCTATTTGTTTGAGCGTGGCTTGAAAGCGTATTTTGTGAGGATGGGATAAAGAGTATGATAAAAAGTAAAAAAGTTGTCCGATAAAATGGATAAAATTTAAAGCTCCCTCATACGTCTCATACGCTTTTTTGCCAATGCGCTCTAAAGAGAAGGTATCTAAAAACGGACGACTTTGGTTCTCTTGATAGTAGGTGTGATAAACATTGTAAAGGTTTTCAAATTGGCCTAAATGTTGCATGGAAGTTTTTGCAAATCGCTTTGAAAAACCAATAAGAAATATCATGGCTGAACTGTCCAATGCTTCAATGTGTTCAAAATCCAGTTCTACTGTTGCTTTAGAAGAGAGTTTCAGACGATTAAGCGCCATGATTTGTTCACTTAAGGTTGCATTATTCCAGCATTTAAAAAGTTGCAGTTTGTAGTGGTTTTGTTTTAAGGTTATGAGTTGAAAATGTGAAGTTGAATTTTCCATACCAACCTTTGCATAGGTAAAGCAGTGAAGTTCACTGCTTTAAAAGTTAAAAGGGATTATTTAAATTGAATGTATTCATCCCCAAAATAGAT
The Candidatus Marinarcus aquaticus genome window above contains:
- a CDS encoding MlaE family ABC transporter permease, with the protein product MENSTSHFQLITLKQNHYKLQLFKCWNNATLSEQIMALNRLKLSSKATVELDFEHIEALDSSAMIFLIGFSKRFAKTSMQHLGQFENLYNVYHTYYQENQSRPFLDTFSLERIGKKAYETYEGALNFIHFIGQLFYFLSYSLSHPHKIRFQATLKQIDSSAIQALLIIAVTSFLVGLVIAYQGAVQLEKFGANIFIVEMVCITMFREIAPLVTAIVIAGRTASSYTAEIGAMKITDEIDAMKTMGFEPTMFLTLPRVLALFVSLPLLVFFADVIGVFAGMVVAHLDLNITYNEFVLRMGNEVPLKHLLIGIFKSMFFGIAIAIIGCYRGFQVQNNTTSIGRYTTFSVVNAIFVVIALNALFSVILTEAGI